The following proteins are co-located in the Pedobacter sp. FW305-3-2-15-E-R2A2 genome:
- a CDS encoding ABC transporter ATP-binding protein: protein MIKIENLEKVYKTEEIETTALNGINLHVKEGEFVSIMGPSGCGKSTLLNVMGLLDKPESGSYKFIDTELLKLNDKERSNFRKRNMGFVFQNFNLIDELTVFENIELPLIYNKIPATERKKLVNEIIERMNIVNRSGHFPQQLSGGQQQRVAVARALVTKPKLVLADEPTGNLDSSHGNEVMELLCELNETGTTIVMVTHSSHDASFSNRIINLKDGHVISEKINKNRTEELI, encoded by the coding sequence ATGATAAAAATAGAAAACCTGGAAAAAGTTTATAAAACTGAAGAAATAGAGACGACTGCTTTAAATGGGATAAACCTTCATGTTAAAGAAGGCGAGTTTGTCTCTATCATGGGGCCTTCGGGCTGCGGTAAATCTACCTTGCTCAATGTAATGGGTTTATTGGATAAGCCCGAAAGTGGCAGCTATAAATTCATTGATACGGAATTGTTGAAACTAAACGATAAGGAACGCTCCAACTTCAGGAAACGTAATATGGGATTTGTATTCCAGAATTTCAATTTGATCGATGAGCTGACCGTTTTTGAAAACATTGAACTTCCATTGATCTATAACAAAATCCCGGCTACAGAACGTAAAAAGCTGGTCAATGAGATCATTGAAAGGATGAATATTGTGAATAGGAGCGGACACTTCCCTCAGCAGCTTTCAGGTGGACAGCAGCAACGTGTAGCTGTTGCCAGAGCATTGGTGACCAAACCTAAACTGGTCCTGGCGGATGAGCCTACAGGAAACCTGGACAGTTCCCACGGTAATGAAGTGATGGAATTGCTTTGTGAATTGAATGAAACAGGAACGACGATTGTCATGGTGACCCACTCTTCTCATGATGCCAGTTTTTCTAACCGGATCATCAATTTAAAAGATGGGCATGTCATCTCTGAAAAGATCAATAAGAACCGTACAGAAGAACTTATATAA
- a CDS encoding ABC transporter permease, producing MFRLNLKIALRNLWKNKGYSTLNIFGLSIGLAGFIMILLFANHERSYDTWNSDAKDIYRISIKWGPGQEEYSSSPAELAPALKEVLPEIVDYGRFYVWDMRQRLLAKDKNENFVDHIMGVDSSWFKLFPYKFIYGDAKKAILSANQIVLSQKTSELFFGKTNPVGQSLLINTKDRYVVSGVYEEPNTPEHMEHDGFVKMSSPGDGWGNGNYYTYLKLKAGTDKEAFVKKLNQAFKKLPIVKEDQGLKDVEMFLTSVPDIYLHASSAQDPTKRGNAKIVTILVLFSSLLLIIACINFTNLSIAQSVKRAKETGVRKVLGAAKSNLIIYFLTETGIQCLLALLLALTIAEVGMPVLNQLMEVKLSLLSYSNPGQLILQLSLVMILVIVLAGGYAAFFLSSYEPVKVLKGNFSRGMGSLWMRKTLISIQFIVATVFMVALMIIRQQVTYIKNQDVGFRKDHVLVFKVRKGDSRRDFSQIKQRLLKVPGINAVSRVNYYPGVKAMQVIERDFNGGKVSNLSNITVDFDYFQVMGMPAQKGRVFSDKFATDSSAIVVNESAVKKYGLQKLIGSKWIDNRVIIGVVKDHIQKGMETAAEPTAFVLEGRQTNSADHVIVKVDGGHTQETIEGLKKVWTSVEPFPFQYTWLDQSFAQVYVQYVRLDKLFNIFTYVTLAIAVLGLFALASFSVQERTKEIGVRKVLGAETTDILRLINKGFLVLVLIANLIAIPVAYILSSNWLSGFAYRTNITVWPFVFASIISVLITVLTVSLQTFKTANAKPVDALKYE from the coding sequence ATGTTCAGACTCAATCTAAAAATAGCGTTACGAAACCTTTGGAAAAACAAGGGTTATTCTACTTTAAATATTTTTGGACTCTCTATTGGATTGGCAGGTTTTATCATGATCCTGTTATTTGCCAACCATGAACGGAGCTATGATACCTGGAATTCGGATGCAAAAGACATTTACCGGATTTCTATCAAATGGGGACCTGGACAGGAAGAATATTCCTCAAGCCCTGCGGAATTGGCTCCTGCTTTAAAGGAAGTATTACCGGAAATCGTCGATTACGGTCGTTTTTATGTCTGGGACATGAGGCAACGCCTGCTGGCTAAGGATAAAAATGAAAATTTTGTAGACCATATCATGGGGGTTGATAGCTCCTGGTTTAAACTGTTTCCCTATAAATTTATCTATGGTGATGCGAAAAAAGCCATCTTATCGGCCAATCAGATTGTTTTAAGTCAAAAAACAAGTGAGTTATTTTTTGGAAAAACGAATCCTGTGGGGCAGTCGTTACTGATTAACACCAAAGACCGTTATGTGGTAAGTGGGGTATATGAAGAACCCAATACACCGGAACATATGGAACACGATGGTTTTGTGAAAATGTCATCACCTGGTGATGGCTGGGGGAACGGGAATTATTACACGTACTTAAAATTGAAAGCCGGAACAGATAAAGAGGCTTTCGTTAAAAAACTAAACCAGGCTTTTAAAAAACTGCCAATAGTAAAGGAAGATCAAGGATTGAAAGACGTAGAAATGTTTCTTACTTCGGTACCTGACATTTACCTGCATGCCAGCAGTGCTCAGGATCCTACCAAAAGAGGAAATGCTAAAATTGTCACGATTTTAGTCCTCTTTTCTTCTTTGTTACTGATCATTGCCTGCATTAATTTTACCAATTTATCTATTGCACAATCTGTGAAGCGGGCCAAAGAAACCGGGGTTCGAAAAGTCCTGGGCGCTGCAAAGAGTAACCTGATTATTTATTTTCTTACAGAAACGGGGATCCAATGCCTCCTGGCTTTATTATTGGCCCTGACCATTGCAGAGGTAGGCATGCCTGTGCTGAACCAGTTGATGGAGGTAAAACTCTCTCTTCTGAGTTATTCAAATCCAGGGCAACTGATCCTTCAGCTCTCTTTGGTGATGATATTGGTCATTGTTCTTGCTGGTGGTTACGCGGCATTTTTTCTCTCGAGTTATGAGCCTGTGAAAGTGCTGAAAGGGAACTTCTCCAGAGGAATGGGGAGTTTATGGATGCGCAAAACATTGATTTCTATACAGTTTATTGTGGCCACAGTGTTTATGGTGGCTTTAATGATCATCCGTCAGCAGGTGACTTACATCAAAAATCAGGATGTGGGTTTCAGGAAGGACCATGTTCTGGTATTTAAGGTTAGGAAAGGCGACAGCAGACGGGATTTTAGCCAGATTAAACAGCGACTGCTCAAAGTACCCGGAATAAACGCGGTGAGTCGTGTGAATTACTATCCTGGTGTAAAAGCAATGCAGGTGATTGAGCGTGATTTCAATGGAGGGAAGGTCTCCAATCTAAGCAACATTACGGTAGATTTTGATTATTTCCAGGTGATGGGAATGCCGGCTCAAAAGGGACGTGTGTTCTCGGATAAATTTGCTACCGATAGTAGTGCTATCGTGGTGAACGAATCTGCAGTTAAAAAATACGGTTTACAAAAGCTGATTGGAAGCAAATGGATCGATAACAGGGTCATCATTGGTGTGGTTAAAGACCATATTCAGAAAGGAATGGAGACCGCTGCTGAACCTACTGCATTTGTGTTGGAAGGAAGGCAAACAAATTCTGCTGATCATGTGATTGTAAAAGTGGATGGAGGGCATACACAGGAGACGATTGAGGGACTCAAAAAAGTATGGACATCTGTGGAGCCTTTTCCTTTTCAATACACCTGGCTGGATCAGAGTTTTGCGCAGGTTTATGTACAGTATGTAAGGCTGGATAAGCTTTTCAACATATTCACCTATGTGACGCTTGCAATTGCTGTATTGGGCTTATTTGCGCTGGCCTCATTCTCCGTTCAGGAGCGTACCAAGGAAATCGGGGTAAGAAAGGTTTTAGGAGCAGAGACAACGGATATACTAAGGCTGATCAATAAGGGCTTTTTAGTTTTGGTCCTGATCGCGAACCTCATTGCCATTCCGGTTGCCTATATTTTATCCAGTAACTGGCTTTCCGGTTTTGCGTACCGGACCAACATCACCGTGTGGCCATTTGTTTTCGCAAGCATCATCTCTGTGCTGATCACGGTGCTCACGGTAAGTCTTCAGACCTTTAAAACAGCGAATGCGAAGCCTGTTGACGCACTTAAATACGAATAG
- a CDS encoding efflux RND transporter periplasmic adaptor subunit has protein sequence MDKIIKKKRFSKKTILTIAGAVALVGLVAYGYSLSLNKVYKADAEKITVSKVQYGDFEDVVLLNASVVPLTSVIVSSPEGGTVAEIFTENGASVVKGTPLLRITNPNALSNYTSSETSITEQINQLRKLRLDLEQNQRVMSQDMMVIENSLRTASRKYKIDSTLFAKNVITREEFNISSQDYEYFQGRKTILKQAVKQENQGRIMQLKQIDISIGRMNESLETIRQNIENMTIKAPVAGRLSSYDPVTGKSYAPNEMLGKIDVMQGYKLQAAVDEYYVNRVKEGQSANVEFNGKTYKLSVRKVIPEVTAGQFQVELVFEGKSPDELRRGLSMQVKLTLSDNTKSLLISQGQFFQSTGGTWVFVVKNGKATKRNVKIGRKNFLYYEVLEGLQKEEEVITSSYDQFNQYDIIEISK, from the coding sequence ATGGATAAGATCATTAAGAAAAAGAGGTTCAGTAAAAAAACAATATTAACCATAGCCGGTGCGGTAGCTTTAGTGGGGCTTGTAGCTTATGGATACAGTCTTTCTTTAAACAAGGTATATAAAGCAGATGCAGAGAAGATCACGGTAAGTAAAGTTCAATATGGCGACTTTGAAGATGTTGTATTGCTCAATGCGAGTGTGGTCCCTTTAACCTCTGTAATTGTAAGTTCACCGGAAGGTGGTACCGTAGCGGAGATCTTTACTGAAAACGGAGCTTCAGTAGTGAAAGGAACTCCATTGTTGAGGATCACCAATCCGAATGCCTTATCCAATTATACTTCCAGCGAAACGAGCATTACCGAGCAGATCAATCAATTGAGAAAACTGCGTCTGGATTTGGAACAAAATCAAAGGGTGATGAGCCAGGATATGATGGTGATTGAAAACAGTTTGAGAACTGCGAGCAGAAAATATAAAATCGACAGCACTTTATTCGCTAAAAATGTGATCACCCGTGAAGAATTTAATATTTCAAGTCAGGATTACGAATATTTTCAAGGTAGAAAGACGATCCTGAAGCAGGCCGTGAAACAAGAGAACCAGGGAAGGATCATGCAACTTAAACAAATTGACATCTCTATCGGCAGGATGAATGAAAGTCTGGAAACGATCAGACAGAATATCGAGAATATGACGATTAAGGCACCTGTGGCCGGACGTTTATCTTCTTATGACCCGGTAACAGGGAAATCTTATGCTCCGAACGAAATGTTGGGTAAGATTGATGTCATGCAGGGATATAAATTGCAGGCAGCGGTTGATGAATATTACGTCAACAGGGTGAAGGAAGGGCAAAGTGCGAATGTCGAGTTTAATGGCAAAACCTATAAGTTATCGGTCAGAAAAGTAATTCCAGAAGTTACCGCAGGGCAGTTTCAGGTGGAGTTGGTATTCGAAGGGAAATCTCCGGATGAGTTGAGAAGAGGTTTGTCTATGCAGGTGAAACTTACCTTGTCTGATAACACTAAATCTTTACTCATTTCGCAGGGACAATTTTTCCAAAGCACTGGTGGCACCTGGGTATTTGTGGTGAAGAATGGCAAGGCCACGAAAAGAAACGTGAAGATCGGACGTAAAAACTTCCTGTACTATGAAGTATTGGAAGGACTTCAGAAAGAAGAGGAGGTGATTACTTCATCTTACGATCAGTTCAATCAGTACGATATTATAGAAATAAGCAAATAG